In Carassius carassius chromosome 38, fCarCar2.1, whole genome shotgun sequence, the genomic stretch CTCTCACGTCTACAGTGTCTGTCAATTTACGCGTTGTCATTCACACCCGAAGAAAACCGCCCACTGAGTCTAGTGCTTCTGACTGACATGGAAACTGGCCAACCATCGATGAGCGTCTGTACGATCCAGCCAATGAAATGAGATCTTTTGGAGGCAGGCGGTTTGTTGTAGTGATGTGCGATACCACTGGTTTCCTATCCGATCCGATACCAAGTAAAATCAAGGCGAGTATCGgcgataccgatccgataccgatACTTTGCCCAAAAATTACTGTTTGGGAAATTAAAGTAACAAGTAATGTTAGTGTACTCAAAAGTGTCACTTCATACTGAATACGAGACATATTATGGGTtcttcttgtttattgatgaagaaTTATCATACAAAAAAAGAGCCAACTTACATATTTATTGACAACATCTGAGCAGCATGTATATCTTAAAACGCCTGCTTGAACATcttaacataaaacaataaacattcaCACTTTATGGTTTAGTGACATGTTAATCCGGTCCCCTTGAAGATTTTTAACCTTCCCTCAAAATTTTTCTCATTCACAGGTTTTTGTTTAGGAACAACAACATATTAACAGTTTTTCCTTTGAGTCTGCTCCTTTTTTTGCTCACAACCTCGCCTGCCTTTGAAAAGATTCACATTTTACTCCAAGCTGAACTATTGCAGACATTTTGgtcatttaattatttcattacttatttatttactttattttagtaaaatgtgtCCCTGAGATAATCGCACATCAATTCAGCCGGCCCAGATTTAGTTAGGTAAGGTTATCTGCAGAGTAGATCATTTAAATTACATTGACAAGGCTGCATTGGACTTTACAGTACGTTTGCCAGGAAAAGTATTTGATAGGTAAGAAGACAGATAATATTGTATCAGTAGAATAATACTCAGTTGTATTATTCTTCGTCTCATTTGTTTTGACTGATGGttaaatagaaatttcaaaatgtGGGTTCTGACAATTATGAAGTTATTATGGTAGGGCCTACTTCTCTAATTATGTATTGTACTAGCCATTTCAATTTGAgtcacagcattttttttataaaatagaaaCTGTATGTATAACCAAAGttctaaaataaatttgttttaagaATTCAGGGAATTCCAGTACCTCTCCTTTCCTCCTCCTCTGACCGCCTCGTCATGACGTCGTCATATTCTGTCTTGTGATTTATATGTAGATGTTTGATTAGGTTTGTGGTATTACCACAGTACCTCACTGTTTTGTTACACGTGTCACAAACCGCATCGTTTGAGTTTATGGAAGTGAAGTAGCTCCACACGTAACTTCGCTTGCGTTCAGCCATATCCAATCCGCCGGACTGACACAGCGTGACTGGACAACAACATGTGCCAGCAGCGGACTGAGTGTGAGTGGCTGCTAGCGACGCGTGCTCTGCACTGCAGCCAGTTGTACAGTGCCATATTACGCTCATGACTTGGCAGGCGGAAGAACAAGTAGTTCCGACTAAGTTGGCATTATTCAGATAAACGAGGGTAATTGTGGTTACTTTCCGCTGTCTTTCTATTTTCAATAAACTACATATTCGCTCCAAATTACTGAAATATCGATATTTTGATAAGATAATCGATTCTAGAACATACAAAGCTGGTATCGGAGATATCGATATTTTAGTATCGATCCGCACATCACTAGTTTGTTGGCATGTAGTAGCCTATTTTAAGATAGTTcaaaattcttcttcttcttcctcttcttcttcttcttcaaaaaaaaaaggaagtaaaacacccCCAGCCAACACTTGAACGCCAAGATTCAACAACTTCAGGTATCTGTAACTTTTAATCAtagtattatatttctttttcggTTTTAAATTGTGTCTGATTTAACGTTACATTTTGAACATCTAACAGTTAACGGTTGCGCAGCACAGTCTTtaggggacacacacacacacacacacacacacacacacacacacacacacacacagagagataagGTATAATGTTTGCTTAGCACGGTCTGTGGCAGACTTTTCTGTCAGGACAACAATtcaataaacaatataataaaaaaaacatatttcgcAAAGGAAATGGTTCCAAACAAAGCATGTTGTTGTGCTCTGCTGCAACACACAGCGGTGTTTACTGAATAAATTTGCTTGAGTAACTTTTAGCgtactttttttctgaatgaatcatccGTTTCCAACGAATCCATTGATTAAATGACTGACCGACTCACTCATTAAGGCAGTGGCATACCGCCACCTAGTGGCAAAGTACCattctaattttttttcataatttcatatttctgtattccaaattttatatttgatacattaGCCTCATAAGCTTATTTATGCAATTTGTAAGAGCTGTGTAAGTGCTCCTTCAAAAATATAAGTGTATAGAGCCCTGCGTTTATAATTATACTTGGCTTTAAGAGTACATAAACACAGAGATAAAGTCCAGTATATCTTTGTAGAGTAAGAGTATGTCAGTGCACTGCTTAATGTTTGCTTTAACACATTTCCCCTGAAGATCCCGAGGATTTCTCATCCTTTATAATTTTGGAGTTGCTGGTTCGTCCCACGTGGTTCTTCACGTATAAAAACTTTCCAGAGGCTCAAAAGTGGCACAATGTCTGAGAAACAAGCCCAAGCtcccaagcacacacacacacacacacacacaccgagagctATGGTGAAGAAGTATATGGGAAACGAACACTGGAAGTCAAAATGTCCAACAAAGGAGGACACGATCTTCAGCTGAAGAACTTAAAATGCGAATGATTATTAGGAAAACTGAAAAATCTCCTTCTTGGACTGGTTTACACTCGCTTCCCTTCACCATGGATGATTTGAACTCGAAAGAGTGAAGAAATCACCGGGACAAATCATAACAGCTCCTTTGTTTAGTCTGTGGGCTTTTACACGCGTAATGCTGATATACTTCCAGCCATGACGCACCAGACGCGTGCGTAAAAGTGCCATTTGAGGCTCAACGTGGACAGATATCAAGCGCTCTGGTTAGGCTACTTTATTATTATCACATCATATTTTTTATCCACTCGGATGGTGTGACGAGCCGTGCTCACCGTGAAATCGATCCGAATTGTGTTGGAATCATCGCGGAGTTAACCAAAGACAAGAATCAACCACAGGAGCATATTCCAGAATCCAGACGTTTAAAGGATTTACTGCCTTTGCGTTAAATTCGGTCGGGACAAGTGGATATTACAGTTATTTCACTTTTTAAGTCTCACTTTTTGGGATAAAAGGAGGCTCCATCAATCCAGCTCTCGTGTCCGCTCGGAAACTGCTGTTTATTATCACGGAAGATGAAAAGCTTGATATTCGAAGTGCTTTGTTTTGTGTCCTTCCTCATCTCCATCCGTTGCACACCGGCACCGGGCACCGAACCCCCGAGGATCAGCCCGAGCTGCGCGTCCTGCGGGCTCAGCCAGACGGATGGAGACACACGGGTTGACGTGGATCTGCTGGATGCGGTGAAGAGACACATTCTGAGCCGGTTACAGATGCGGGACAGACCCAACATCACACACCCAATCCCGAAGGCGGCGATGGTGACCGCGCTCAAGAAGCTCCACGCCGGGAAGGTGCGCGAGGACGGGAGGGTGGAGATCCCGAACCTGGACGGACACGCAGCGTCCATGAACGAGGTGGAGGAGGAGACCTCGGAGATCATCAGCTTCGCCGAGACAGGTGTGTATGCGGCGGCCATGCGCGCGTCCGAGCGCGCTGCGCGGTTACGCGCGGTCACTGTAATGATTCGCGACACTGTAGAGACGTTTTATAAGGGTGGGTTTAAGCTCAAACCTTAGGATCAAATTATTTAACTTTTCCACGCTCCAGGAAAAAAATACACAGTTCATTTAAAAGGCTTAATGAATATagcggggcatgttgtcacaatgtGAATCTGCTATAATAGGCGACTGGTAAAACTACAGCGAAGAACGAAACAATGAATAAAAGAGCGCAAAGCATCTAGAAGCATTCAACTATTTCCAAGCTAAAACGTAATTAATAAACGTATTATAATTACAACatgtgtgacaacttgccccggcCTAGCACCTTTGAAAAATAGCCTACACTGTAAGAGCACGGCTTTATCTTTtcagtaaaaaatataaacatcatcatatatatatatatatatatatatatatatatatatatatatatatatatatatatatagtgattctTCTATTAATAGAAAAACATTTGCATCAGtttagaagcaaaaaaaaaaaaccaactgaaagagaaaatgatgTTGTTCCTGACATACTGTACATCTCTAATGATTTGATCTTTTTGAATGGCACAGAGCATCCACAATCCTTTTAAAGAATCAAACTAAAGCCACTTGTTTATAAATCAACAAAAGAGTTGTAGAATCTGCTCTCATCTGATCAGAATGCATCATCGATCTATTATCTGACAGCACTGAACCATGAGAACAGACACAGCTGCTATTACTATCCAAATGGCAGAGTGCAATGTTTCTAATCTCAATCTAGGTACTAATACTGATCTGATGAATGAATCGGGTGAGAAACAGGACTGAGAATCAATCACAGTGAGATAAATGTTGTTAAAGGAACAGTTGcccaaaaaatgaacatttgctgtaatgtgttcaccctcaggccattgaagatgcagatgagtttgtttcttcatcatattTGAAATGTagaattgcatcacttgctcagcagcgaatgggtgccgtcagaatgagagtccaaacagctgataaaaacatcacaataatccactgaactccagtccatcagttaacatctggagaaaagCTGCATTTTTCACACTCATTTTTTGGCTTCATTAGACATTAACTAATGAACTGGAgtgttgtgaattattgtgatgtttttatcagctgtttggactctcgttctgacggcacccattcactgcagagcatccactgatgcaatgctacatttctccaaatctgatgaagaaacaaactctaaatCTTGGAGCACATTtaaccaaattatcatttttggttaaaatattactttaaagtTACTGGATTGCAGCTGAACAAACAACCTGCCATAGTGCGTTATGATCATATTTCAGGGCAcgtcttttacatttacatttatgcatttagcagacgcttttatccaaagcgacttacagtgcattcaggctatacattttttacttaACAAAGACAAAAGATGTTTGTCTTCTTAATgtttcatcaaaatgaaaagtctTTTCTTTGCAGTTGACGTCAAATAGCTAGTAATCTAATATCAGTTAATGCAATAAAGGTtgcataaataaaatcaaataatgataTTTTTCCATACAGAAAAGTCAGGATTGGGATACATAAAGCTGCTTTAGAGAGAAAACTTGACCTTTAGCAACAAAAATCCTCCTCAGAAGTGTTGTGAGTACTTCCAGAATCAATTCCCACTGGAAACAATCACATCCCGTGCTGCATTTTCCTTCTTGAATATCCTGTTACATTCAAAAATCTCTCACATTATGCAAGTAAAATGGGATGCAAAGAgcgtttcatgttgacttcacgAGCAGAATTGAgttttttcagttttagctttTCAGTGTATTGTATTTGCTAAACAAATTGAGCAGCATGCAGCAAGAGTTCAAGGTTAAAATAACTTCTGATGCAAAGAGCTCACGCTTGCACtcaaaaacaataaatgaatCTTTTCGTAGTAAAGCATATCTTTATAGATGTCACAGCATGCAGGATTGAATCGTACCAACGCACCGCGGGTCCGGTCGCAAACGCTGGCACGTGAAGTCCAAAAGATTTCAAGCACCATAATGTGATGCatttaagaaagaaacagacataaacttaaaaaaagagagtgctttaaaacatgatttcattTACTGACAAGACTGACAAAGTCAACTGAAAACTGAGGTCGTTTTAGAggcttatattataatatatattatattctgaTGAACTATTATaaagatttgatttttttaaatatcatgcactgatgaataattcataataataataaaaataaaaataactttcactAAATATTGTGATGCATAATGCTCATTTAATgcttcatatattaaaatatagaaaaattaaaaacaatataaataaacaaaaataaaaattaaataaaaaataaaaattaaacaagaggcaattaataataataataataataatagaaataaagaaaaaattaaaacaataaaaataaacaaaaatgaaaattaaatgaaaaatgaaaattaaacaagaggcaagtaataataataataataataataataataatagtaaaatgcaGCTCAAAGAGCTTCATGGGTCAGAATATAAAAAGtagaaaaattattacatttataaaaggtTGCAATTTAGTAAATAATGAATAGGTAgtaaatcaaaatatttaaagcaaaaacaaaataaataaaaaaggaagataaaaaaagaaggaaataataataaatacaatagcaaaacattattttaatatatacaaaaatagtaGTTTTAGTGGaaaaatatgaaacacaaaataaataaaaatgtctttagaGATTTAAATATCATGTTCTAAAActaaactataaatataaattgcatgtctaaatttaaaactttatatttgCATGTATTTGCGATATTGAATAAATGCAGAGTAGCAGCTCAGAGAGCAGTTTTAAGGTAAAGTTGAACATGTTGGGACTGTGTGAAATCTCATTAGGATGCGGGGTGACCTCAGGACACGGAGCTCTGGAAGACGTCCAGGATCTTCTCGAGGATCTCGTTTTCTTTAAGATTGATGCTGCCCTGCGCTGGCCGAGGCCAAGTCAGTCCCTTGAGGTTTCTGTGACATCTTAACGGTGTGTGGAGACTCGGGTGAGGACGGCTGCCAAGAAGGAGGATGTCAGTTAAAGCCAGTGATGAATGCTCTCTGTGCTTTGCAAAAGGCCTGAATCGAAGCCGTCTAACCTGTAATCATGTGTCGAATCACATCACCGCTCGTTTTTAGCTGCGCTTTTATGCTttgattgtaataaaataaaatcttgactTGGTAACTGAGTTAATTTTATATTGAaggaataataacaataaaatttatttaaattattaaaaaaattctaaaattaaaaccaaaataaaattaaatataaatataaaagtataatatataataaaatataataaaatattaaataataataagattaaactTAACTActtaaatgactaaaactgaataaaatgtaaattaaaactattttttgctAACCTTAgatgaaaaacatgaaaatgaagaaatgtcctgaaataagtttaaaccgaattactaaaatgactaaaactattttttttttttgtattaattgaaataaagtttaTATAAAATCGAatcgaataaaataaaatattagaaaaactaTTGGATgggaaaaaaatgttaaaattgaattacttaaattaaaacttaaataaaagtaaattaatttttgaaataaagttgatataaaataaaatatataataaaatattagatgaaaaccttaaacaaatataaagaaatgttgtcttgcctactaactgaaatgaaacattttacatttaaatattaaaattactaaaactgaaatgaaagcaAATGAAGAATCTATACAGAAATCTATGTATAagtaatgcaaaatattaatagatactataatatataaatagaacttctAAGTTCTAAGCGATCACAATTTTCACCTGCCAGATGCTGAATCATCCACAGAAAAGAACCAGGATGTAAAAGACTCTCAGGATAGCAAGCAACCAACCAAAGTCTCCTAGAATCTGCTGCAtaggaaaatattaaaaacattcaaactttAGCAAATCTGTCAGCATCATGCTGTTTACACACACAGTGCATTATATTCTATTAATTCTACTTGCTTGCTAGGATTTCTAGTGGCAATTGGATCAGCATAGATTTATTAAATGTGCCAGACACACCTTCATTAGTTACATCTTTATAATAGGATCATCTATATTCAGATATAAATACAATGGATATGATATTTCTAACCATTGATCGGgcgttaaagggatatttcactcagaaatgaaacAACGATGTCTATTTCTAGTATTATTTTTTGAATTATATATAactattagtatttattattatacaatacactagtattatatatatatatatatattagtagtatTTTTGCTAAATCTATGCTAGGTTTATAAGATAAAATGGATGAATGtgtattaaagggatatttcactcaaaaataaataatattgtggtTCTAAGgaagaaaatattatatatatattagaagatACAttagtattatgtatatattagttGTATTTATGCTTAttctattaaatttattaatagaaaatttgaatttaatttattctgaatttaagtttaatttaaggttcaataaaacaaaatggGTGAAGCTCATGAAACCATCCAAGAACATGTCCGGGTTaaattagaattattttattttgcacaaaGATCTGTTCTGTTTAGCACAAAATTAGGCttatttatagaaataataaactttttttttttatataaataaactttttttttcatgacaattaagcacatttctcaCCATTTGAATATAATGTAAGTAAATGcaaatgtggaattatataataataatatataaataaatatatatatatatatatatatatatatatatatatatatatattatatatatatatatatatttaaattgtaaagtaTAATTTATGCTGAATTTGATTCTAATCCaaggttaaataaaataagatggGTAAATCTAATGAAAATAGAAATGATATGCACAAAATGAagcatatttacatataattttaatgaaaattaagcaCATGTATCCcccattctcattactgtaatgtgaacatataaaatctaatttatgctaaattaaatttaaggtttaataaaataatatgggtgaatctcatgaaatctTCCAATAACAAGGTCACACTTTACCctaaaatctgaagaaaaaaaaaaattatatttggcgAGAAAAGCTTGTTTATAAGACATAAAAGATCTATTTATTGTGACATTATTTCTATGACAATTAAGCATATTTCTCcccattctcattactgtaatgtgactatatgaaataataaatagaatcagtattttaaaatatattatatatctgtgTTATTTATAGTAGTAGTATTTTTGTTCTGCCGaattctttataaaataaagtgGTTAATTAACATAAAACTTCCAAgaacatgtccaggtcatattttatcctaaaataagaaattatattttccacaaaatgaaacctatttacaaaaaaaagaaaaaaaaaaaaaagatgaacccccggtttcacagacaaggcttaagcctagtcctagactaaaatgcaagtctgagttgtttcaaatgaaagaaacttgtactgattgatcttaaaatatatcagtgcctttgttttgtctcaagatgcacaccagtaatgtttttttataaggcatgtttataaaaattacttaaatgtcctaattgaactatggcctaatcctggtttaggctaagccctgtctatgaaaccaggccttagtatacaaaaaaaagcaaaaaaagctgtctttattttctctcttttcttgaTCCCACAGGCGAGTCGCTGACCTCCAAAACCAGCCTGTTTTTCGTGATCTCCAATGAGGGCAACCAGAAACTATACGTGTCCCAGGCCAGTCTGTGGTTATACTTCAAGCTTCTGCCTAACGTTTTGGAGAAAGGCTCCAGAAGGAAGGTCACAGTGAAGGTTAACGCGCAGGAACCGGGTTTCGGGAGCAAGTGGAACTTGGTGGAGAAGCGTGTGGATCTCAAACGCAGCGGATGGCACACTTTTCCATTGACGGACACCGTGCAAATGGTTTTCGCCAAAGGTGATCGCCGGCAGAACCTGGACGTACGGTGTGAAGTGTGCGAAAAGATGGGCGTTGTGCCTGTTTTGGTAAACACTGGCGACGAATCCCATCGTCCATTCCTTGTGGTCCAAGCTCGAGCGGCTGACAACAAACACCGCATTCGCAAACGAGGTCTTGAATGCGATGGAAGCAGCAGCTTGTGTTGCCGTCAACAGTTTTACATCGACTTCCGCCTCATCGGCTGGAACGATTGGATCATTGCCCCGTCAGGGTACTTTGGGAATTATTGCGAAGGGAACTGTCCGGCGTACATGGCCGGGGTTCCCGGATCGGCTTCGTCTTTCCACACGGCCGTCGTGAACCAATACCGAATGCGAGGAATGAGTCCGGGATCCATGAACTCCTGCTGCATCCCGACCAAACTGAGCCCCATGTCCATGCTGTACTTCGACGACGAATACAACATCGTGAAACGGGACGTGCCCAACATGATCGTCAAAGAGTGCGGCTGCGCTTAAGACTTCCAAATATCATAGTAATTGAAACTAATATTTAAGACTCGCCCATGCTCAAAAATCTTTCCACGCAatctttgtaaatatatttatgttcttTAATCATTGAGCAATTCCTGTCAACAGGTTTGTACGTTACTGTCACGTCAAAAAGATGGGATTGGTTTTATCTATCTCTACACTTTTAAAAgacaaaggttctttattggcatcaatggtaCCGTGAAGATCATCCATTagacaaaaaaagttatttagattattaaaatgttctttactctaaGAAAAACTTTCTTTTgaaaggacagttcacccaaaaatttaaagctgttaatttactcaccctcaggtcatctagATGTAGGTGATATTTTTCTTCAGTAGAgcatttaagaaaatatttagcTGAAGCCGTGCTCTTTTGTGCATGTTAgcaaatgcacattttgaagtatttaaaaaagcatGTACAGACAATACCAGTCACTCCTGgcgatatattgaggtcttaagAAGTGaaacaatcggtctgtgcaagaaacctgtcattatttacaacattttggCTCAGGTGGCAGTGACAGTCAAGCGTCTGAGAGTGAGTTTTGATTGAGTAACTGAGATCTGTTCAGCTCGAGCCACTAACTGTTTCAGATGCTTTAGTCCAATTTGGTGAATTAGTTCATCAGGTTCACTAAACAAAAAccggttcaaaagaatgattcatccATAAAAACGTTTGCTTGAGGCTCTGGATCACAGGtaacaatgttgtaaataatgttcagtttcttgcacagactgatcgttttgcttcataagacctcaatatatcatcatGAGCCATGGGGATTAATTTTGCGTTCCTCAATATGATCTTTTGCAGAAAGTAAATGATATGAATTACCAAAAAGCACGATTTCAGCTAAAATCTTATTTAATGTtctactcaagaaaaaaaaaacatcacatacatctaggatgacctgagggtgcgTAAATAAGcagcacatttacatttttggggaactgtccctttaagaactgTTGACTGAAAGATTTTTGGGGGttaccaaaaatggttctttaatgGCAGCATTAACAAAATCCCCctttgaaacctttattttaaagagtgtagTTTTGTTCTTctctttaaaaacagaaaaatgagAGGTGATCTTCTCAAAAGACTTATCAAATCAAATCTTTGTACTTTCCTGAAAAGCACTGACCATCTTCTCAAATCAACGCCAGCACTTCCCACATAGAGTCCACTGAGTGACAACCAATCCATTCAAGAGCATCAGTCTTCAATGTATATCTGTAAAGAGCAACAACAATCTTTGGGTTTCTCGACAGACATGAGGTCCATTCCTAAATCACAAGGCTGGTCTTGTAATGTCTGGGTTGTGATTATTTGTGCAACAAGCTGAAAACACGCTTTTGAAACACAAGTGACTCCAGAGACTCTTCAGCTACGTCATGGTGCAGCatagcactttaaaaaaaaaaatacagtaaataaacaatAGAAAGCACTTGCAGATTTAAAAATGCTTTCGAAGGTACCAAGCGATGCGCCTCGTTCATGATTCCTCTCAAATAAGTGCCGCAAAAGCTATGCAATGTATAATAGTGACCTACACCGAATGACCCACTTGTTATGAACTGTTTTCAATACTTGAAATAGAAACTTTCGCTTCCTACTCTGAGCGGATGCATGTTACAATGTTTGCACTGAAGTTGCATTGTTAGTATAGAAAAAACCTgccattgaaaaaaaagaaaagttatttttatagacGCAACTGAATTCTGTTCAAATGTATTATACTGAATTATGGAACCAAAGAGGCCAATATTTTAGCTATTGTAAGGTGGCGTGGCCATGGGATGCTtttgtaaaatactttttaaatgtgcAAGAGGCCTAAAAGATGTATCAGGGTACAATAGAATCAATTCCATTTTCAAGTTGTTGTTTTGTACAGTAGATAAATggaacatttcatatttttccatcaacttatttttttttccatttatccaGTTTTCTATTTAATACTTTTAGAATCTATTCACGAATCATTTAGAGTCAAATACATGCCATCTCTGTACAGCTTATGTAagaaaaaaatgcttattttgttCTTTGTAACGGTTTTGAAATAAATTTCTTATTCTGCATCAAGATCGACTTGTGTTACATTTGTGTTCacgtttatgcatttggcagatgtttttatacattgcattcaaggtatgCACTTTATCCGTTCATGCATtttctgggaatcgaacccatgaccttggcggtGCTAGAGCCAAtattgtgggtttgattcccaggaaatgcTTGAGCTGTTAGATTTTGTTCTCTGGAACACATGGGATGGAAACTGTTCTATATTTGCAAATGTTTCATGCAATAACTTAAAATCAATCCCATGATCCTGGCGTTATTTGCTCCAAGTTCGGGAGTTCGATTCTCAGGAAATGCATGAGCTGTTGTGTTAGATTTTGTTCTCTTAAACACATGGGATGGAAATGGTGCTTCATTcagaaatgttttatgcaatattcacaattttcacacattttctgAGAATCAAACCACTGACCTCGCTTTTACTAGCACCAtagtcatgggttcgattccaagggaatgcatgaactgttGTGTtagtatttcttttaaaaatactgtattgtaGTATCTATGTTTGCATCTACTTATTCTATGCACATTTTGGTATATTGCATGAAAAACACTGGATAGAAACGGCAAGATGTGCATAAAACCTTacaatgtgcattaaaaaaatacattttttattagccTAGAAAACTACAATGGAAACATTTACTGTTCCCAGATGCAAAAAACTCATGCGGTTGGGTAACTGGATTAACCAGCATTGCATGCAGTCTGAAATATTGTTTTAGTCATTCTGCAATGCCTGAaccaaagtctgtcatcaaaatGGTATAATTACATCCCAGAACAGTTTCAAACAATTGTGTTCTCAAACATCAGGCTGCAAGACAGCATTTGTTCTTGCATTTCATCTGAATTaagtagtttaaataaaaaaagagg encodes the following:
- the LOC132119124 gene encoding inhibin beta B chain-like yields the protein MKSLIFEVLCFVSFLISIRCTPAPGTEPPRISPSCASCGLSQTDGDTRVDVDLLDAVKRHILSRLQMRDRPNITHPIPKAAMVTALKKLHAGKVREDGRVEIPNLDGHAASMNEVEEETSEIISFAETGESLTSKTSLFFVISNEGNQKLYVSQASLWLYFKLLPNVLEKGSRRKVTVKVNAQEPGFGSKWNLVEKRVDLKRSGWHTFPLTDTVQMVFAKGDRRQNLDVRCEVCEKMGVVPVLVNTGDESHRPFLVVQARAADNKHRIRKRGLECDGSSSLCCRQQFYIDFRLIGWNDWIIAPSGYFGNYCEGNCPAYMAGVPGSASSFHTAVVNQYRMRGMSPGSMNSCCIPTKLSPMSMLYFDDEYNIVKRDVPNMIVKECGCA